A region from the Desulfurispira natronophila genome encodes:
- a CDS encoding sensor domain-containing diguanylate cyclase has product MNINREIDQIIQLVASVTDAFTAAFFILNSSRTSLKMLAHHTLSKNIIPDVQVALDDSVLGVVYKHGKVFDVNRNERTIDHFDYYSTQEDIKSFIGVPVADHGLLVVDTKRQFGFNDRDKKILTMFAAQLESTLITYQQYRYYEEKAGYFDILQGFNRIIQEGYEFNTMMCKVVRLLCARLDVDTGLIAVVDPTRKTYSIRYVTGETFSTSEQPGGDFGTGLIGWICQHKKPLVLGNVRSEGGNSCAYSFDEPYYFQSFLGYPVFGDGKVLAVIALLSAHEEHFNSHDTTVFQLLANYLAITRECIILRHKFSEIDPLTRLYNERFFLQTYETIIQKAGEAYVVYIELERVDKITNKFGFATVEVLLRKVAANLERIAGPGMIIAAFAPGQFGVLIPTEYSTVEAQHYMEAVQEELLKESVEADGKRFQVFFRMTIVRGSAGADGPSVLAYAQGKLHSGTDTAFRDE; this is encoded by the coding sequence ATGAATATCAACCGTGAAATAGATCAGATTATCCAGCTGGTGGCATCGGTAACCGACGCCTTTACGGCAGCGTTTTTCATACTCAACTCCTCCCGCACTTCCCTGAAGATGTTGGCACACCACACCCTGAGCAAAAACATTATACCCGACGTGCAGGTTGCCCTGGACGATTCGGTACTGGGAGTAGTTTACAAGCATGGCAAAGTTTTCGATGTAAATCGCAACGAGCGGACTATCGACCACTTTGACTACTACAGTACCCAGGAAGACATAAAGTCATTCATTGGTGTGCCCGTTGCCGATCACGGGCTGCTGGTAGTGGATACCAAGCGACAGTTTGGGTTTAACGACCGGGACAAGAAGATTCTGACCATGTTTGCCGCTCAGCTGGAGTCGACGTTGATCACCTATCAACAGTACCGCTATTATGAGGAAAAAGCGGGCTACTTTGATATTCTGCAGGGATTCAATCGCATTATTCAGGAGGGTTACGAATTCAACACCATGATGTGCAAGGTGGTGAGACTTCTCTGTGCCCGCCTGGATGTGGATACCGGACTTATTGCTGTGGTGGATCCGACCAGAAAAACCTACAGTATTCGCTACGTTACCGGCGAAACCTTCAGCACCTCGGAGCAGCCGGGGGGAGATTTTGGCACAGGTTTGATTGGCTGGATCTGCCAGCATAAAAAACCCCTGGTGCTGGGCAATGTGCGCTCCGAGGGTGGCAACTCCTGCGCCTACTCCTTTGATGAGCCTTATTACTTCCAGTCCTTTTTAGGGTATCCGGTATTTGGTGACGGCAAGGTTTTGGCGGTCATTGCTTTGCTCAGTGCCCATGAGGAACACTTCAATAGTCACGATACCACCGTCTTTCAGCTGCTGGCCAACTATCTGGCTATAACCCGCGAGTGCATTATCCTGCGCCACAAATTCAGTGAGATTGACCCTCTCACCCGCCTCTACAATGAGCGTTTTTTTCTGCAAACTTATGAGACCATTATTCAAAAGGCTGGTGAAGCCTATGTAGTCTATATCGAGCTCGAGCGGGTGGACAAAATAACCAACAAATTCGGCTTTGCCACCGTAGAGGTACTGCTGCGCAAGGTGGCGGCCAATCTGGAGCGTATAGCCGGCCCTGGTATGATTATAGCCGCCTTTGCCCCAGGGCAGTTTGGCGTCCTTATTCCCACTGAGTACTCCACCGTGGAGGCCCAGCACTATATGGAGGCGGTGCAGGAGGAGCTTCTCAAGGAAAGCGTGGAGGCCGACGGGAAAAGGTTTCAGGTCTTCTTTCGCATGACCATTGTGCGGGGCAGTGCCGGTGCCGATGGTCCTTCGGTTCTTGCCTATGCCCAGGGAAAGTTGCATTCAGGCACCGATACTGCTTTCCGCGACGAGTAA
- the purQ gene encoding phosphoribosylformylglycinamidine synthase subunit PurQ, producing the protein MKAGVVVFPGSNCDHDCDYAASLSGARTRLIWHKEGSLGDVDAVILPGGFSYGDYLRCGAIAKNSPVMEDVIRFASEGRPVIGICNGFQILLETGLLPGALVANHTLKFLCRSTSLRVETTRTPFTAKYRKSQVINVPVAHHDGSYYADEHTLQYLDAHDMVVFRYQDNPNGSLGDIAGICNEKGNVLGMMPHPERVVSPELGGTDGAPLFESLREYVVNL; encoded by the coding sequence ATGAAAGCTGGCGTAGTGGTCTTTCCCGGCTCCAACTGCGACCACGACTGTGACTATGCTGCCTCTTTGTCAGGAGCCAGAACCCGTCTCATTTGGCACAAGGAGGGCTCCCTCGGTGACGTTGACGCCGTTATACTGCCAGGTGGCTTCAGCTACGGTGACTATCTGCGCTGTGGCGCCATTGCCAAGAACAGTCCAGTAATGGAGGATGTCATTCGCTTTGCCTCGGAAGGACGTCCGGTTATCGGTATCTGCAACGGTTTCCAGATTCTGCTGGAAACCGGTCTGCTCCCCGGGGCGCTTGTTGCCAATCATACACTGAAGTTTTTGTGCAGAAGCACCAGCTTGCGGGTGGAAACCACCCGTACCCCTTTTACTGCCAAGTATCGAAAAAGCCAGGTTATCAATGTTCCCGTTGCGCACCACGATGGCAGCTACTACGCCGACGAGCACACCCTGCAGTATCTGGATGCTCACGATATGGTGGTTTTTCGTTATCAGGACAACCCCAACGGTTCCCTGGGTGATATTGCCGGGATCTGCAATGAGAAAGGAAATGTTCTGGGTATGATGCCCCATCCCGAGCGGGTCGTTTCCCCTGAATTGGGTGGAACCGATGGAGCCCCACTCTTTGAATCCCTCCGTGAATACGTGGTGAATCTATGA
- the purC gene encoding phosphoribosylaminoimidazolesuccinocarboxamide synthase, translated as MEKREKLYEGKAKIIYATDDPNLIIQYFKDDATAFNAEKKGTIINKGIMNNRTSEIIFNFLENHGVPTHFVKKLNDREMLCKKVEIIPVEVITRNIVAGSLAKRLGSEEGVPLAKPVVEHCYKSDELGDPFINIYHIDAMGWATREQIAIIDELALKINALLVDYYRDINIKLVDMKLEFGLHKGEILLADEMCPDTSRLWDATTNEKMDKDRFRRDLGKIEESYAEVVRRIESRGDQ; from the coding sequence ATGGAAAAGCGCGAAAAGCTTTACGAAGGCAAGGCCAAGATTATTTACGCTACTGACGATCCCAATCTTATTATTCAGTACTTTAAGGATGATGCCACTGCGTTCAATGCCGAGAAAAAGGGCACTATCATCAATAAAGGCATTATGAACAACCGCACCAGCGAGATTATCTTCAATTTTCTGGAGAATCACGGTGTTCCCACCCACTTTGTCAAGAAACTCAACGACCGGGAAATGCTCTGTAAAAAAGTAGAGATCATTCCTGTGGAAGTCATTACCCGCAATATCGTGGCCGGGTCGTTGGCCAAACGTCTGGGCAGTGAGGAGGGCGTACCCCTGGCCAAGCCGGTGGTGGAGCACTGTTACAAGAGCGATGAGCTGGGTGACCCCTTTATCAATATCTACCATATCGACGCCATGGGCTGGGCCACCCGCGAACAGATAGCCATTATTGATGAGCTGGCCTTGAAGATCAACGCCCTGCTGGTTGACTACTACCGGGATATCAACATCAAGCTGGTGGACATGAAACTGGAGTTTGGCCTGCACAAGGGCGAAATCCTGTTGGCAGATGAAATGTGCCCCGACACCAGCCGTCTGTGGGATGCCACCACCAATGAAAAGATGGATAAAGACCGTTTCCGCCGCGACCTTGGCAAAATTGAAGAGTCCTACGCCGAAGTGGTGCGCCGCATCGAAAGCCGTGGAGACCAGTAA
- a CDS encoding universal stress protein: MVDFKRILAPVDMSDFSLQALKYAVEVAQKYGAELTVFSVVNGSFYTNTFMNVLDLDNIVASVHKQVEENLKEVVKTYENSGVKMGVVVEEGNPYLAICEYAEKHNTDLIVMASHGYSGLDSILIGSVTEKVVRKASCPVLTLKFK; encoded by the coding sequence ATGGTTGATTTCAAGCGAATTCTCGCCCCGGTTGATATGAGTGACTTTTCCCTGCAGGCCCTGAAGTACGCCGTGGAAGTGGCCCAAAAGTACGGTGCCGAGTTAACGGTTTTCAGTGTGGTAAATGGATCATTTTACACGAACACCTTTATGAACGTGCTGGATCTGGATAACATTGTTGCTTCCGTGCACAAGCAGGTGGAGGAAAACCTCAAGGAAGTGGTCAAGACCTATGAAAACTCCGGTGTCAAGATGGGTGTGGTGGTAGAAGAGGGTAATCCTTATCTGGCCATCTGTGAGTATGCTGAAAAGCACAACACGGATCTTATTGTTATGGCATCCCACGGTTATAGTGGCCTCGACAGTATTCTCATTGGTAGTGTTACGGAAAAAGTAGTGCGCAAAGCTTCTTGCCCCGTGCTGACTTTGAAGTTTAAGTAA
- the purL gene encoding phosphoribosylformylglycinamidine synthase subunit PurL translates to MSTQEKAVSVEQALEFGLSREEYDKILEIMGRTPTLTELGIFSVMWSEHCSYKSSRIHLKGFPTEAPWVVQGPGENAGVIDIGDDECVAFKIESHNHPSFIEPLQGAATGVGGILRDVFTMGARPIAAMNSLRFGELDNPKNRYLFSGVVKGIGWYGNCFGVPTVGGEVYFDDQYSTNPLVNAFALGYVKKDKIFLGRADGVGNPVMYVGAKTGRDGIHGATMASADFDENSEEKRPTVQVGDPFTEKLLLEACLELMQTDHIIGIQDMGAAGLTSSSFEMADRAGMGIEMWLDNIPCREEGMTPYEMMLSESQERMLMVVRQGSEDAVKAIFAKWDLDAEVVGRVTDDGRMRIIWQGQTMADLEIAPLVEAAPLYDRPYQRGAYLDEVQSFDFNTIHAPSDFSDTLLCLLGSPTIASKEWVYQQYDHQVRTNTVILPGSDAALVRIKGGKKGVAMTTDCNSRFCYLNPYEGGKATVAEGARNIACSGAKPLAISDCLNFGNPQKPETMYQFVECVRGIKDACRELNIPVISGNVSLYNETAGRGAVYPTPTVSTVGLIEDIDLRLTQDFKQAGDHIFLLGTTREELGGSEYLKVIYGLITGDAPHVDLGEARVLVEVLQQLTKVQLLQSAHDCSEGGLAVALAESSLSSREHVGFSASLSPSMRTDALLFGESHSRAVVSVSPEKFTAFRETVGKQITCTYIGVVGGDSMNIRVGEVPVVSVSMDKAVYAWKYAIRDLMEQ, encoded by the coding sequence ATGAGCACACAGGAAAAAGCCGTCAGTGTAGAGCAGGCCCTGGAGTTTGGTCTGAGTCGCGAGGAGTACGACAAAATACTGGAAATCATGGGACGCACGCCCACCCTTACTGAGCTGGGCATCTTCAGCGTCATGTGGAGTGAGCACTGCTCCTATAAATCCAGTCGCATCCACCTCAAGGGCTTTCCCACAGAAGCTCCCTGGGTGGTGCAGGGCCCCGGAGAAAACGCCGGCGTCATTGACATCGGCGATGACGAGTGCGTGGCCTTCAAGATTGAATCTCACAACCATCCCTCGTTCATCGAGCCCCTGCAAGGTGCGGCAACTGGCGTGGGTGGCATTCTGCGCGACGTCTTCACCATGGGTGCGCGCCCCATCGCCGCCATGAACTCCCTGCGCTTTGGCGAGCTGGACAACCCCAAAAATCGCTACCTCTTCAGCGGTGTGGTCAAAGGTATCGGCTGGTACGGCAACTGTTTCGGTGTTCCCACCGTGGGCGGAGAAGTATACTTTGATGACCAGTACAGCACCAATCCCCTGGTCAACGCCTTTGCCCTGGGCTACGTGAAAAAGGACAAGATTTTTCTCGGCCGCGCCGACGGTGTGGGGAACCCGGTCATGTATGTGGGCGCCAAAACCGGTCGCGATGGCATCCATGGCGCCACCATGGCCTCGGCCGACTTTGACGAGAACTCGGAAGAGAAGCGCCCCACGGTTCAGGTGGGCGACCCCTTCACGGAAAAACTCCTGCTGGAAGCCTGCCTGGAGCTGATGCAGACCGATCATATTATCGGCATCCAGGACATGGGCGCCGCCGGACTTACCTCCAGCTCCTTTGAAATGGCCGACCGTGCCGGTATGGGCATTGAAATGTGGCTCGACAACATTCCCTGCCGCGAAGAGGGCATGACCCCCTACGAGATGATGCTCTCCGAGTCCCAGGAGCGCATGCTCATGGTGGTGCGTCAGGGCAGCGAAGACGCCGTCAAGGCCATATTCGCCAAGTGGGATCTGGACGCGGAAGTGGTGGGCCGTGTCACCGATGATGGTCGCATGCGTATTATTTGGCAGGGCCAGACGATGGCCGATCTTGAAATCGCTCCACTGGTGGAAGCGGCCCCTCTCTACGACCGCCCTTATCAACGGGGGGCCTACCTGGACGAAGTGCAAAGCTTCGACTTCAATACTATCCACGCACCTAGCGACTTCTCTGATACTCTGCTGTGCCTGCTGGGCTCTCCTACCATCGCTTCCAAGGAGTGGGTCTACCAGCAATACGACCACCAGGTTCGCACCAATACTGTCATTCTTCCTGGTTCCGATGCCGCCCTCGTGCGCATCAAGGGCGGCAAGAAGGGCGTGGCTATGACCACCGACTGCAACAGCCGCTTCTGCTACCTCAATCCCTATGAGGGCGGCAAGGCCACGGTGGCTGAAGGTGCGCGCAATATCGCCTGCTCCGGTGCCAAGCCTCTGGCGATCTCCGACTGTCTCAACTTTGGCAATCCCCAGAAGCCCGAAACCATGTACCAGTTTGTTGAGTGTGTGCGGGGCATCAAAGACGCCTGTCGCGAACTGAACATTCCCGTTATCAGCGGCAACGTTTCCCTCTACAACGAAACCGCCGGACGGGGCGCGGTCTACCCTACCCCTACCGTCTCTACTGTGGGGCTGATCGAGGACATTGACCTGCGCCTTACGCAGGACTTCAAGCAGGCCGGTGACCACATCTTTTTGTTGGGAACCACCCGTGAGGAACTGGGCGGAAGTGAATACCTGAAGGTTATATACGGCCTCATCACCGGTGATGCTCCCCATGTGGATCTCGGGGAAGCCCGCGTCCTGGTGGAGGTGCTCCAGCAGTTAACTAAAGTTCAGCTGTTGCAAAGTGCCCACGATTGCAGCGAAGGCGGATTGGCTGTGGCCCTGGCGGAGAGCTCCCTGAGTTCCCGCGAGCATGTGGGCTTCAGCGCCAGCCTGAGTCCAAGCATGCGCACCGACGCCCTGCTCTTTGGTGAGAGTCACTCCCGCGCTGTGGTCAGTGTCAGCCCTGAAAAGTTTACCGCGTTTCGCGAAACCGTGGGTAAACAGATAACCTGTACCTATATCGGTGTGGTTGGC
- the purS gene encoding phosphoribosylformylglycinamidine synthase subunit PurS — MLARVYITLKNGVLDPQGKAILGSLQDLGFEDTSDVRVGKYIEVQVDAKTASAARERVAQMCQKLLANTVIENYHIEVMEES, encoded by the coding sequence ATGTTGGCCCGGGTCTATATTACTTTGAAAAACGGCGTCCTGGACCCCCAGGGCAAAGCCATTCTTGGCTCTTTGCAGGATTTGGGATTTGAAGATACCTCCGATGTTCGTGTTGGCAAGTATATCGAAGTCCAGGTTGACGCCAAGACTGCCAGTGCTGCCAGGGAGCGTGTCGCCCAGATGTGCCAGAAGTTGCTGGCCAATACGGTTATTGAAAACTACCACATCGAAGTGATGGAGGAGTCATGA
- a CDS encoding AAA family ATPase, protein MKFKRLEIQGFKSFIDRSVLEFRDGITAIVGPNGCGKSNISDAIRWVMGEQRAKDLRGASMADVIFGGTQRKAPAQYAEVKLKLESDNFAYPYSEFTEVEIVRRLSTKGVSEYRINGAQCRLRDIRNLFLDSGVGTRAMSIIEQGKIHQIVTSKSEDRRGVIEEAAGINKFKESKKEALGKLEDVYNNLLRVQDVVGEVEKQYHYLKKQAAKALQHRELSDRIYELEVQLLSKQHYLATNALKEALDESRRTQEQLQQQNREMEELQERISREHQHITQLESKLNYHIKQREGFLQEKTLLEQKKESLEKSMRDFDDFSSHEAGNLTELNRLQDALKEEVEHFSTRISGTSHRVEELSSSLAEAQEELIRSKKKLETYREELELAREDSFATVSRITSCRNALVEKETLLKEAGTELQRCQQEQQELQQDLASAQREHTVVFRRYDELTSCLEETRRTLARLEERKQELESQLDRERQQHGELQGRAYEIRYQVQSARKILESRQHTPPVHFQHRFIEELHIPEERWRTPVLSLLGALALGYLVEELDGTAPQILAEQPQPLEIPGAVPISTLCQSVSGAPLTLPSHLYVAEQASTLCCQYPGLIFADWQGVLYSHACCLGAGDLSALQALEVRGEIETLEAELVTLEAEQEASRQRQQQWQEEVEIVMGEIQSCHHQSGALVPQQEESQQQIQQHETVIARVQKHLEVLQRESRRIEQRRDESRQQIEELGRELGQLGERNEELEEEIEDLRISIEHLEPRQDDDQARIGEQRIRLARLEESLQSDRHILQEKERKLEETREKIDEMMQRMEEYRQRESTSREEIQRIDTRFEEIDDQAIANEEVIAATSGELDELGGEARQVKQQLGSYRESIEKLEQKGQALHLQIEKHKLAMENINRQAEEKSIEISILHNPSGSALLIDEEATAIDIKSLRGSLNALGSVNMESIETYEEVKERYDFLTGQQEDLQQSVDSIKAGIDKIDQTTRSRFMETFSAVNEQFQIVFPRLFQGGSAQLRLTESDPLEAGLEIIAEPPGARPKTLNLLSGGQKTLTAAALIFAIFLVKPSPFCFMDEVDAPLDDSNVVRFSSMIKELARETQFIIITHNQRTMESADRLYGITMQEPGVSKIVGVDLSYLEQEGAEALARA, encoded by the coding sequence TTGAAATTTAAGCGATTGGAAATACAGGGATTCAAGTCCTTTATAGACCGCAGCGTACTGGAGTTTCGCGATGGGATTACTGCTATTGTGGGCCCCAACGGTTGTGGCAAGAGCAATATCAGTGATGCCATTCGCTGGGTCATGGGGGAGCAGCGAGCCAAGGACTTGCGTGGGGCCAGCATGGCGGATGTCATCTTCGGTGGTACCCAGCGCAAGGCACCGGCCCAGTATGCGGAAGTGAAGCTGAAGCTGGAGTCCGACAACTTCGCCTACCCCTATTCCGAATTCACGGAAGTAGAGATTGTGCGTCGCCTCTCCACCAAAGGCGTGTCTGAGTATCGCATCAATGGTGCCCAGTGCCGTTTGCGGGATATCCGCAACCTCTTTCTCGACTCTGGCGTCGGTACCCGTGCCATGAGTATTATCGAGCAGGGCAAGATCCATCAGATTGTTACCTCCAAATCGGAGGATCGTCGCGGCGTTATTGAGGAGGCGGCGGGGATTAACAAGTTCAAGGAAAGTAAGAAAGAGGCCCTGGGGAAGCTTGAGGACGTTTATAATAATCTGCTGCGGGTGCAGGATGTAGTGGGAGAGGTGGAAAAGCAGTACCACTACCTGAAAAAGCAGGCCGCCAAGGCCCTGCAGCACCGCGAACTTTCCGATCGTATCTACGAGCTGGAGGTGCAGCTCCTCTCCAAGCAGCACTACCTCGCCACCAACGCCCTCAAGGAAGCTTTGGATGAGTCGCGCCGCACCCAGGAACAACTACAGCAGCAAAACCGAGAAATGGAAGAACTGCAGGAGCGTATCAGCCGCGAACACCAGCACATCACCCAACTGGAGTCCAAACTCAATTACCATATCAAGCAGCGTGAAGGTTTTTTGCAGGAAAAGACTCTGTTGGAGCAAAAAAAAGAGTCACTGGAGAAGTCCATGCGGGATTTCGATGACTTTTCCTCCCACGAAGCGGGCAACCTGACGGAGCTGAACCGCCTGCAGGATGCCCTAAAGGAAGAAGTGGAACACTTCAGCACCCGCATTTCTGGTACCAGTCACCGAGTGGAAGAGCTGAGCTCATCTCTGGCTGAGGCCCAGGAGGAGTTGATTCGCAGTAAGAAAAAACTGGAAACCTATCGGGAAGAACTGGAGCTGGCTCGGGAGGATTCCTTTGCTACCGTTTCCCGCATAACTTCCTGTCGCAATGCGTTGGTGGAGAAAGAGACCCTCCTGAAAGAAGCCGGCACGGAATTGCAGCGTTGCCAACAGGAGCAGCAGGAGTTACAGCAAGACCTGGCAAGTGCACAGCGAGAACACACGGTGGTATTTCGCCGCTACGATGAGCTTACCAGTTGCCTGGAGGAGACCCGGCGCACACTTGCCAGGCTTGAGGAGCGCAAGCAGGAACTGGAAAGCCAGCTGGACCGTGAGCGACAGCAGCACGGTGAGTTGCAAGGAAGGGCCTACGAGATTCGCTACCAGGTACAGAGTGCCCGGAAAATTTTGGAATCTCGGCAGCATACTCCACCGGTACACTTCCAGCATCGATTTATCGAAGAATTACACATACCAGAAGAGCGTTGGCGCACTCCTGTGCTGAGCTTGCTGGGGGCTCTTGCCCTGGGGTACCTGGTGGAAGAGCTTGACGGCACAGCCCCCCAGATACTGGCGGAGCAACCCCAACCACTGGAAATACCCGGGGCTGTGCCTATATCCACGCTGTGCCAGTCAGTCAGTGGTGCCCCTCTTACCTTGCCATCCCATCTTTACGTAGCTGAGCAGGCCTCAACTTTATGCTGCCAGTACCCGGGACTGATTTTTGCCGACTGGCAGGGTGTTCTCTACAGCCACGCCTGCTGCCTGGGTGCCGGTGATCTTTCGGCTTTGCAAGCGCTGGAAGTGCGAGGTGAGATAGAGACCCTGGAGGCAGAGCTGGTTACCCTTGAGGCTGAACAGGAAGCGAGCCGCCAGCGCCAGCAGCAGTGGCAAGAGGAGGTTGAGATCGTTATGGGAGAGATCCAGTCCTGCCACCATCAAAGCGGAGCGCTGGTACCGCAACAGGAGGAGTCCCAGCAGCAGATTCAGCAGCACGAGACGGTGATTGCCAGAGTGCAAAAGCACCTGGAAGTCTTGCAGCGCGAATCCCGGCGCATTGAGCAGCGCCGGGATGAGTCCCGTCAGCAGATAGAGGAGCTGGGTCGTGAGCTGGGGCAACTGGGAGAGCGCAATGAGGAGTTGGAGGAAGAGATAGAGGACTTGCGCATCAGCATTGAGCACCTGGAGCCTCGGCAGGATGATGATCAGGCCAGGATCGGGGAGCAACGGATACGCCTGGCACGGCTTGAGGAAAGTCTGCAAAGCGATCGTCACATCCTGCAGGAGAAAGAGCGGAAGCTGGAGGAGACCCGGGAAAAAATAGATGAAATGATGCAGCGCATGGAAGAGTACCGTCAGCGCGAATCCACATCACGGGAAGAAATTCAGCGTATTGATACACGTTTTGAAGAGATAGACGATCAGGCTATCGCCAACGAGGAGGTGATCGCTGCCACCAGTGGCGAGCTGGACGAGCTTGGTGGCGAAGCGCGGCAGGTAAAACAACAGCTTGGCAGTTATCGGGAGTCAATCGAAAAACTGGAACAAAAGGGGCAGGCTCTGCACCTGCAAATCGAAAAACACAAGCTGGCCATGGAGAATATCAATCGTCAGGCGGAGGAGAAGAGTATTGAAATCAGCATTCTTCACAATCCTTCCGGTTCGGCATTGCTGATTGACGAAGAAGCTACTGCTATCGACATCAAGAGCCTGCGCGGTTCTCTCAATGCTCTGGGCAGCGTCAACATGGAGTCGATCGAGACTTACGAGGAGGTAAAAGAGCGCTACGACTTTCTCACTGGCCAGCAGGAAGATTTGCAGCAGAGCGTGGACTCCATTAAGGCGGGAATCGACAAGATAGATCAGACCACACGCAGTCGCTTTATGGAAACCTTCAGTGCGGTGAATGAGCAGTTTCAGATTGTTTTTCCTCGTCTGTTTCAGGGAGGCAGTGCCCAGTTGCGTCTCACAGAAAGTGATCCCCTGGAGGCGGGTTTGGAGATTATCGCAGAGCCGCCGGGGGCAAGGCCCAAAACCCTTAATCTCCTTAGCGGTGGCCAGAAAACTCTCACCGCCGCGGCCCTGATTTTTGCTATTTTTTTGGTGAAACCCAGCCCCTTTTGCTTTATGGATGAAGTTGATGCTCCCCTCGATGACTCCAACGTGGTACGCTTTAGTTCAATGATCAAGGAGCTGGCTCGTGAGACCCAGTTTATTATTATTACCCACAATCAACGCACCATGGAGTCCGCCGATCGACTTTACGGAATAACCATGCAGGAGCCTGGGGTAAGTAAGATTGTGGGAGTTGACTTGTCGTACCTGGAGCAGGAAGGGGCCGAAGCCCTGGCAAGGGCTTAA
- a CDS encoding ion transporter, translating to MQRKIEQLVNDPRFQWTVITLILLNAVVIGFETYPSIYLPRQDLFFWLELFFLWTFTVEIVLRMVAARSPLRFFKSGWNIFDFIIVASGHLLVGGYFVSILRILRILRVLRAVTVIPSLQRVVSALLRTIPAIGNIMILLSLLFYIFAVIGTMLFRDVAPEYFGTLHHSLLTLFQIVTLESWASGVMRPMMEASPYSWIYFVFFILTGTFIVVNLFIGVIVSNVQDVADICPRTKQPRPTPQEHMEHLSREMHELRQQIRQLQSSLQDQQRRE from the coding sequence TTGCAGAGAAAAATTGAACAACTGGTTAATGATCCCCGCTTTCAGTGGACGGTTATAACTCTTATCCTGCTCAATGCGGTGGTTATCGGATTTGAAACCTATCCGTCGATTTATCTTCCTCGGCAGGATCTGTTTTTCTGGCTGGAGCTCTTCTTTCTGTGGACTTTTACAGTGGAAATTGTGCTGCGCATGGTGGCGGCCCGCTCCCCGTTACGGTTTTTCAAAAGTGGCTGGAATATCTTTGATTTTATTATCGTTGCCAGCGGTCACTTGCTGGTAGGCGGCTACTTTGTCTCTATCTTGCGCATCCTGCGTATTTTGCGGGTACTGCGCGCCGTAACGGTTATTCCCTCACTGCAGCGGGTCGTCAGCGCTCTTTTGCGCACTATTCCCGCCATTGGCAATATCATGATTCTTCTCAGCCTGCTCTTTTATATCTTTGCCGTTATCGGCACCATGCTCTTTCGCGACGTGGCCCCCGAGTACTTTGGCACCCTGCACCATAGCCTGCTGACTCTCTTTCAGATTGTCACCCTGGAGTCCTGGGCAAGTGGAGTCATGCGCCCCATGATGGAAGCGTCGCCATACTCATGGATTTACTTTGTGTTCTTTATTCTCACGGGCACTTTTATCGTGGTGAACCTGTTTATCGGGGTTATTGTCAGTAACGTACAGGATGTGGCTGACATTTGCCCTCGTACCAAGCAGCCACGGCCCACTCCCCAGGAACATATGGAGCACTTGAGCCGCGAAATGCATGAGTTGCGGCAGCAGATTCGTCAGCTACAAAGCAGTTTGCAGGATCAGCAGCGCCGGGAGTAA